In Ischnura elegans chromosome 3, ioIscEleg1.1, whole genome shotgun sequence, the sequence CTTACATCCATTCGTATGTTAAATATATACTACATACCACTTTTGCTGCGTACATTATTAGGCTAATGGCCCTATAATCTACACACACTACAGTTTCTTCCATTTTGATAGCACAATTAGAACAAGAAAGTTTCACAAAATCGTCCTGCCAGCATCCCTTCTCATAGATGCTGAGTACTAGTTTGAAAAACTTTCTCCTACCATCCCTCcttagattcttcagaagctcaaaCAGTATACTGTTCATACCCACTGCTTTCATATCACGAAGGTCTCTTTCGATTTCCACAACTTATCTCCCTGGCACAAGATCATTTTCATCCCATGCACTCTCTTCCTCTAAATTTAACCTTTCAGGCCTGTTCCTGCAATCACAGAGATCCCCTACATGCTCTTTGCATTTATTGTGAACctcatattaaaaaatgattgattgTTATGCATACATCCTAAAATCCAAAATGCTATAGGGTAAAAAATACTGTTTACCATTATTCTTTCAGAGATACTTCTACCAGATGTAATAATATTTTCTAGGCAATATAAATCTCTCAAAAACTTAATCAACAAGAAAGTCGTGAGTTTCAAATGGAATAAGACAGAAACTAAACCAAACTATACATTGAGGAAATACAAGCCTGACTCATTGGAATGCATGAGAATTGGCACGGCGGGTAACCTCGTCATAGAGATGGATTACTTATATCTTTATCTGACTGGTGTGACAAACACTCCAAGGTTCATAGTTGTATGTCACCTCTGATGGCAGTACCTCAAACATTTGATAATTCCAACCCATGAGTAGGTAGCAAGTTATACACAATCGACACCATACAAAATTATCTAAAGCAAGCAAAATGTACAAACCTAGATTTCATTAGATACGCAGAAATCTTTCAATACTATATATTGTAACCGTTGCCATTTGGCCGGTGACATTATGTGTTGAATGAACGCTTTGAGCGAGGGAGAGCCTCATGGTCAAgcagaggtttatttttttttgtgtgtgtggaGATTGTTCCTGTGTGCGAGCAAACGATGTGAGCGTGATTCATTTTTCCCTCCCCCACCTTCAATTCCCGGTTTCCCGAGTCCTCATGTTGTGAAACGAATTAAGACATTCCCTTCCCCCCTCTTCCCCCATGGTGATACGTCTTGAGAGAGCATCCATTTACGAACCCTCCCACTGCCCCCACCCCGACTTTTGGGGATAAAAACCCTGCGATTTTGGCCGCCGGAAGGAGAACGAGTCAGGTCACGCTGGGCGTAAGATTGCCAAGGTAAAGAAAGAAGTCGGCCTGGTTTATTTTTGAAGTGTTGCTGGCGAATACGCAGCCGGAGGAGATTTATCGGGATGTGGCGTGGGTGGACGGGCTAAATTGAAGCGCGACAGGAGACTGACTAATTTTCTGTCGCCAAAGGAAAGCCGTCCTGCGCTACCCCATCAAGGAGACATGGCGGAAGGCAACAGCCCTCACCAGGAGCCGCAAAAAGGAGAAACTCAGCCCTCAGCATTGATGAGACCCGGATCTGATAAGTACTACCAGAGACTCCTCGGTACTACTGCCCCTGCCCCAAACCACGAACTAAGACATTCCCCCCCCAGGTTACGAAGATTCCGTACCAGTGTCCCTGTGACTAGTGTCGTGTACAAACTCCAAAATTGTTCCTCCCATTCAGAGCAGAAGAgccgtttcccccccccccctcaatctTTATTGTGTTCTGATTCCCCCTATTCCTCCCCCCCTCCGTGTGTGTGCATTAGTTTGTAAGGACAGGGTAcgtttttcttttgattatattGTCATTTAACTTTGTGATCAGATGGTGAAAGATGAACTGATGAAATCAATTAGGCAAGAATTAGTTGTTTCACTTGTGTTTGCTGTTTTCTTTTGATGTTATATTCAGTCGATTCTCGCATATGCCCGCAAGGAAGCGGCTATCTGATGTGTGATTATGTACTTACGATTATTtgctgttttcattaaatttgtgttaAACAAAGAATTTGTAGAAGGATCTTGTTCTTTCAAGCGCACTTATCACCAAGAGGTCACTCATACGTTCCTTTCCTTTCTCGTGCATCCCGTCCCCTTTCTCTCCCGAATAAAAATCCCTTTCCCTTTTCTTGTCCACCCCAATCCCTCCCACTCTCCCCTTGACAAGAGGTCACAATGTGTACTAACCCAGAGCCAATGGTTTAGCaggaaaatactgaaatattaatGAGGCTTAAGGAGGTCAGCTGGTGAAGCCTCTCAGCACTCACTTAGCAAAAACAAACTGATTTACACATTTGTGTGAAACCAACTGCAgctaaaataatgcattttgaaGTCAAACttgtatacatatttaaaaaatagagacTGATCAATATAAAAGGGAAAACATGCATgggattattaaaaataagaactacGTCATAGCAAGATATAACTGACATTCATATTCTTCAATAATTATGTTCACAAACTGCAATAAAATTTGGCAATACAAAATACTTTAACATAGACATATTGGGAAAATCATATAAGCACAATGCCgcttacattaaaaaaacatgataatgtgatgtatatttcaacaatttaatcataaacattattacaaaagAATATCTTGGGACATGCTTtcacaaacaaattttaaaatgcacaaaGGCATTTCCATAACATTACATCAGTTATCTTTATATTAAAGCCTTCCAATATTCTTTAAACAATGCCCACAGCCTTTAACTGGAATGTCAAAGGCTTGAGCTACAGTTTTGTGGCACCTTTACAAAATTGGTCCCAGTATCTTGAACAATGCaccaacattttattaaaataaaatatatataaaagatatttttttcagcattccaaactgaaaaaaatctttttgctgATGAATATATTCTGACGCATCACTGGCATAAGGCACCGAACTATGCATGAAAGATACTttctaaaaaatggcacaaaaattaagttttaatgaTCTACCACTGAGGGTAGGAGTGAAATTTTGAGTATTAAATATCACATTTCTCATATTAGGATAAGGGATATGGTTACCATCATAAGAGGATAGAAGCACCACAGTTTAACAATGGTACGTAGTAAATAGAAATAGTGATTTTACCATAAATGAAGTAAGCACAGAGTGTGATGCACATGAGTAAGTCCAGAGCTGGCTTTTGTTTAGGAATCACAGTAGAACTAGTCACCATATATgcagagaaaaaattgtttaaaaaattgtacagAAGTTCACCCACTGATTGCTCATCAAGTTTGGCTTACACTGTCTCAAGGACTTTCCCCGTACAAATATTCATGACTGCTACACTATAgacaaatacttaaaattattaatgttacCATTGGAACAGTGATTATTCTTTCCACATTTTACAGAGCATCATGTGATAACATTAATATGTATTACAGCAGGCCTAAAGGTACAAGCTTTAATTATGTTTTCAGAGGGATTTCATAACTGATGACagacaaatgaattaaaaataaaaattcaactttttcaaaGTCTGCAAAAAAAATTCAGTGTCATTGAAAAGTCATACTTAATGCTAAAACACACTCAAAAGATTGGAATAATATCTCTGACAATAATTCTGACGCCCCCTCATGCTGCCCTTGCAAAGAAAGAGCAGCAGAGCGCACACACTTCCATTATCACATAAGGCTCAGCAATTTCATAAGCACAAAATATAAACATGCATAAAGTGTTTATCAACTAGATACCTGTGGAACTCAAAGTCACAGAGTATTGCATTCATAGTCATAACATTATGGCCCACAGAGAAATAGCTCTTTCTTTATTGAATAACAAATGTATTATtcagtaaaaaatataagtatgtatgtatgtatgaggCAATATATGTATGAAGAGATAGTACGATTGGGAACTCTTCAAGTTTCAGTTATTCAAATGCTGAAAGGAATATGCACCTTCGTCAAAGAATTCAAAAATTGAGGAATTAAGCACACAGGCAGCCACAAATTTTTTGGAGAGTACTTCTAAGGTCCGCTGTCTCAAATCAACGGTTAATACATACTAATGGCTTATAGACCATAGTATCTTGAGTAacatcatgaatgaaaattaagaattaatgcataaaacacttttaatgtataaaataatgtgaatgaagGTTATATAAAAtctcaggaaagaataaaaatgccattaACAAATGAAAGCGCGAAATATTTCAGGAGAATTTGAAGCTCCCAGTCAAATGTGTActgatacaaaattaaaaaaaaatgaggtaaCGCTGTCAAGCAAATTTACAATTAGGGGCACACACTGATAGCCCATGACACATATAAATGGAAATGTATTCCTCAAAATACATGCACTTTAAGTTCTCTGAATGAAGTAGTATTATCATAACACTTAtatgataaataatgattttcagGAAGATAAAACAATAAATCAGATAGGAAAATATTGCAGAGTTCAAAAAGAGGTTTCCATTACAATTACTAAAGGCATTAATCAATAGGAAATAGCTGATTAGATAATTGTTAATGAAAAGTCTGTCCCGAAGTGCTTCatagtttgaaaaattgcatGCTGGCATATGAAGAGGAAAGAGACCGTAGACATTCCAGATGAGGATATCGAAGAGAATATGAAATGTGAGATGGATGGAGAAGCAATGAAATGAGGCGGCACACGACACGATTGGTAAGGAGGGagagcttctggatgagatacggaggaggcagagggTGTGGATTagagattgaaagggaataggtcttATTCTGACAATGAGTTTAAGAGGGAAGATCAACGTGTGAGCAGGACAAGCCAGGGTAATTCACAAAATCATCCATGCAAGCCTACCTTTAAATGGATGGAATACCTtacattaaaattagaattagGCAAGAAGTTCACTGTTTTACATaacgtattaaaatatttcttaagtaaTTTGTTGCCAAAAGAATGTTCCAAGGTTGAGGTAAAATCAGATAAATATATATGATGCACAATAAAACAATTCTTATTTTCAATTCTACACAAATTTAACGtcaattgtattattttcattagtcatcaatgaatttaaataagtattaaatTCATAGGTAGCATAGATAAGGAAAATAACATGATGATACATCATCTCAGATCTTAACCACAGAAGAAACTAAACTTCATCAAAACCTAAGGCCTGATATAAATAAATggcttaaaaatattgctattgtttaaaTGGTCATTCAAACAATAATTTACAAAAGTAGGTCAACACTGCCATTTCTAAAATGTATTACTACGGTTACTATGTAGTTTTCTCATGTATCATTTGAATTTTAATGGCATCTACACACACACAATTGTGATTCAAGCATTACGTATACAAAATCAGTGATACTGAGAACTCAATGACGAAACTTTCATGTAACTTTCAGTAAGAATagagtattttttaattacaattacaaaCAATGATAGTCACTTAGCTCAAGCCCAATGAGCATAAGTATTAATATCAGCCAAAATTTATACAATTCTCtagaggagaaaaatatttgcaaaaatagatatttttcatctCTTAATAAACATGTACATATAGCACAAATGATCCTCAACAGCTAAATACCTGCAACTCTcattggaaaacaaaaataaaatctcaatatTTTGTGTAGGAACAATAAAGCACTCATAGCTTAGGACTAGATTTCTTTGGCTTCTCAATAACAGCATATTCAATTTCATTATGAAATGTATGGCTAGGTACGTTAGCGATTAACCCAGAATCATCACCATTCACGACCTTCTTCCTGATCATACCATATCCTAAATGTGAATCATCAGCTAATCTAACTGCCTGCATGCAATTCTGAACATTGTCATAAGCATTCCAACTAGGAGGTTGCTTATCAGGACTTTTCTCTCCCGATGTACTTTTCAATTTCAGCGTAGCTTGAGATTCAGCATTGGTCAAGGAAATAGGAGTGACGTGCTTGTACCTTTGGTCAGAATTTTTGAAGCTGCGCTTGGAGGATTGAGTCCCCAAGTGCTGTAGCTTGTCATAATTATCATCTAGATCATCCCCACTCCCACTATCTTGACAGTTCATCAATATTTTGGATTTGCTGGGTTTATTCACGTCACTCTCATGTCGCTCTCGGGCCTTCTTCCTCTCCTTTGTGAAATTGGCACCACTTTCCACCACTGGGACCACCTCCAAGTGCGGCATCTCAGATAGACCCATCGTTTTCCATGCATCTTCCCGGAATTCAACCTTATCGTAAGAATGTTTAGGACTCACGGCATCATTGTCCGGAGGTGAGTTAGGGAGCTCAGCCTTCCCAACTGACAAGACAGATAACTCGTTTATTTTCTGCTTGATACTAGGATTGGAGACAGAATGATTGCCATGCAACCTGGTAGACCTGGATGGTTGCACAGGTTTCACTGAACTTCGCAGATTCTTCATGGCCATGTCCTCCAGTGAGGAATTTATGGAGTCCATGTTGATGGATAGACCAGAGCCAAAGGGAGGCATTGCCGAGAGGGGACTGCGGGATCCAGCCTCCATATTGTTGAGCACTGCCTGAAGGAGATCGTCGACACACACTGTTGGAGCATTTGAAAGGGATACATTTGAGCCTGACTCATCGTTCTTGGAGCCAGACCAGTAGTTCACTGGCATGCTGGCCACCTTATCTGCGTCTGGGGTGCACGGGAGCGAAGGAGGCATCGGGAAATCCCCACCCCCTCCCGAAGAGAGCACTTTCCGCATGTTCTTCATTCGACTTGAAATGCAGCGGAAGACATCCGTCCCGTACGAGTGGGCAAATTGAAAGGATCCGGCACCAGAGGGACATTTCCTCCCAGCTTCAAATGTGAATGTGCCCTCCCTCTGCCCATAACGCCTAATATAATGATAGGGCCACTTCAGGAGAATTCTTGATTGTCCCATTAGTTGTATCTCAGACTCCAAGCACAGCAGTGTGTAAGGACCAGGGGCCAGGCCGCATCGGTCCGAAGCTTCCGTGGATATGAGTTTCGCATGGTAGACACCTAAAAAGAAAAGGAACGTTATTGGACAAGAAAAGGCTGCAGAATAAGTCACATAATGATATCATTGATTACAAAAAGCATCAGATAACCACTCATATATTCAAGTTGAGTCAAGGCAGGCACATAGCCAGACATTGCTTAGGGGGGAGCCTGGGTGGTTTTCGGGTTGCCTGCTGTCATTTTGCATGCATTGAAAACCATAATTTCATTAAGTTAGCTTCATATTCAGTTTTCTCAGTActgaaaattcaattcatttttggtTATTAGCAGACATGATGAAATTTAACTACTTTGGAAAATGGAGAGTCAAAGGATAGGTGCTCCTGGGATAGTGTACTTCAGCAGATGTATCACAGGTAGTCACCAAAAGAGAAAACCTTTATAGGGAGGGCTGAAGCTCCCAAACAGCCCTCTATGGCTAAGTGCCTGGTACGAGGATTCATTTGCCTTCACACTAGTTCCTTTTCAAATATCCATTACTAAAGGAATAGGTGATTAAGTCTAAGGcctgtattcttagtcgaccctgtagggccaaccgaccctggttacgccatcagcccctacataaaccgatctcgccctacatacgccacatcaagccctacatatggccgtatTTGGAACTAAttgggccctacttgatgtagggtacccgaaccagccctacaccctacaaaaacatggcggccaaatatcgtctgctgatcacttcgattaaagaatctacgatGTAATGCATATTAAGCGAGGCAAGCTCACAcaaactatttgaaaaagtacagaaacacagcagaaaggtattaatactaccacattatagccaccgagttaaataaattataaaattaactgaactaataagaacaatatagcggtatacattcACCTTGTTTATACGaatatatagtaatatttttcacgtttggcacttggtatacttttggaaAACCAATATTTCGTTTACGTACAaccattgaaaacatatttttatgccactatttgccacataataaacttaactacagAAGGTGAAAgtgaatgacgaaccttgatgatgtaacgtaagttcccacgtcaatgatcatatttgctccgtacttattacttgCACAGACCACTTTTGAAGTAAGTTAAAGActataaggttctacttttggctcgatatgagaatatttgtagcgataattaaagTACCGACACAACCTGGTGGACGACACCGTTTATTttccttgagccgttgccctaacacaTTATCGCATGTCTTTTCTTAGtgtcatagttagttcccataaCGCCACCAGAATGGAAAATTGCCGCTGTGCCATCATGTACATCATCTCCGAGAACTTCActacggaatcaccccccaccacttatgtagggtcgactgagaaacgcatataggggccttttgttatgtagggacggatatgtagggtcgactaagaatacggccctaaggcTAAGGGGAAAATAATACTTGATGCATACTTCAAAGCCAATCGTCAGCCAAGTGGCCCAATCACCAACCACAGGGAACCAGgaagaaacattaaaattgtaCATATAAGATACATTAACGGATTCAGGGTATCCAATAAATCTTGAATCCCTTTCTATTCCAGTTTTAgagcataatttttcaaaatttccaaagcTTAAGAGAGAAGTAAGTTTGTAGCTGGACACTGAAAAATATTACGGGTTAACATAAACTTAACCTATTTTCAAGGAATATTATCTGCTTTTCAATTGGAAGAAGACACTCGTCATTTAGATGCCCTCACAATGCTTGATTTTTAAGGTGGTAACTCAGGCAATTGTCACCGTTCATCACTTGAAGTTCTGTTCAGCAAAAAATTATTCGCACCATAAGCTACAGAGGAATGGAATTTCATTCACCTGTACACTTTGTTACTCATGCAATCcctattattttagaatttatttttagagtTTGCAGCTTCTCTTTCTTTTTGCAGGCCATGTatcatctttccttttttccctctATTTTTTTCCTAGATTTCAATGCTCGGTTGTTTCATGTTTTTATGTTGTTACATCCCTTATTTCCTTCTATAATAACTCGCTAAACCAGTTGGCccaaatcctaagattggttttaaaCTGCAGCCCTTCATTTCTCCCGATCCCAAGCTAGTTCTCTCACCACCCAGAGGCTCTTCTTCCCCGTATCCCACTTCATCTGTCTTAGGCAATCGTCCCTTTGCTGGGGgacttttcattcattctttcCTTCCATTATGTTTCCCACATAACTGCTTTACCTCATCACTCACCCAATCCATTgtgttcaatagggtggtttcctattgtttttttattgcctaaatcgaaagattattactcctggagaacgtatttcacgcttttagatttttaaatgacaatatctattttttgcgattaaatgaaaagtgaaaattttcaagcgcgcgaaaacgtgacgctaagtatgaatgccgggaaaactccgagtgacgtcgttctggttcccgctgacgcaagtgaggtgaccttagggcgaggctctgagcgctgatatgatgcaggatgctagcaggtagcagagtaccatgctagctggtagcgcttggcttaaataaggattattaataccttatcaagcgaagaaaactttccggccttagccagttttaataggtgattattaagacatgtttccctgagctctgtgcctcatgcatgcattggtaatctcagacgatgtaaaactcctatctactcgtatagaaatatGTTGATttaactaggtccctgtgacatcacgtggagtggaatcgcatgggcgccaatctggcctttttcaaatgaggataaaattgacccttgccatttgtctaaaccggtatttctaaaaccaaataatttctatattatgaatacactaatggtgggtaacgaatccaaATCAATACCTTTAGTTTTccttgatgaagtaaactaccctatagtacgaatacaaggatcaagaactttgctatttccacataatattttattagcaccgaccatggtttcgttacagagtaacattatcaaggtgaagatttaggtaaattgacagtatatatatagcaggagtcgttggttagggggaggtaagggttggggttggagctgggtttggcgtcactgtaggtggggtgggtggaggggtggatgagtaagggggaaagtggaggactcatccacccctccacccaccccacctacagtgacgccaaacccagctccaaccccaacccttacctccccctaaccaacgactcctgctatatatatactgtcaatttacctaaatcttcaccttgataatgttactctgtaacgaaaccatggtcggtgctaataaaatattatgtggaaatagcaaagttcttgatccttgtattcatgctattatggatttccaccaagttacgccctctacgattaattaacTACCCTATAGTGTTCTGGCATAGAGTCCTTTctcctccaatttttttaatacctcctcATTTCTCACCCTATCTGACCATTTTAATTTTCAGAATCCTCATCCAGCACCTGGTTGCAAACGCATGTATTCTTTTTTGATCACTTTTTCCAAATGGTCAGAGCTTCTGAACCACGGAATCCCAGTGCCCAAATGAATGTTTTCACGTACTGTTTCCCGCTCTTCAATTTAATGCTCTTTGAGCGTAGTAGTGGCCTCTTTGCCATCTCTTTCAGACTCTTACCGAGGTTTTTTCTTTACACTCTCACACAACAAACCTCTCATTagctctttccaatttattttcgcctcccttttcattttcgtgtccCTTTCCTGACATCCATACAAACGGGTCCATTTTCCTTTAATGCATCAGctaacaggggcgcagctaggaattaagcctggGAAGGGTTTAGTTGCAAATAATACAAGggtttgtgggggtatggaataaccattaggataagcggtaggtgcaagattaataaactgcggaattttaaagataaatggctcaaatggtgagttttacggctttctgagggatattttattaatccaattaagtaaaatggattaaacttaaaaatttctctgagctctgtggggggggggggggggggggttatccccaaaaatttctctgagctctgtgttatcccccaaaaccccccctcgctgtgccactgtcggCTAATGCATGTGCACATGTGCTGCTCAGTTTGTAAAACTGCTCCCCCTACTCTAGTTTGTGGCTGCCTCCTTCCACGTTACACCTAATGCACTCTTTGCAAGCAACCCTTAAATACCTGGTTGCAGAGAACATTAACCCGTACAAATTAATATCTAAATGCATGAGCAATTATGGTAGACAGGAAACGGAAAGTATACGACTGCATGAACCACATTGTAACTGGTTCTATTTTCGCTACATGAATCCATACAAATTGGGCAGTTTATAGTGAATTTTGGCTTTTATTCAAGCATTCATACATTTGCACACTAACTTGTATGGGTTGATGCACCATGTAACCAGGTTCTAACAGAACAGCATTTAATGGATACGGGTGATGGTGCACGAATAATAacctgaataaatgaaatattttgcaaaccAAATTCACAGAGAGGAGACTGATTGTATCTAAACATAAGTCACGCAACATCTCGGTTATACTCATTAGGAATGAATTTAGCAAGTCCTGACAATGTCAATGC encodes:
- the LOC124156475 gene encoding uncharacterized protein LOC124156475 isoform X2, which codes for MESETSVKEGYLLFPPHGMLGQLKKSWHKKYCQLFNLSQHGIKRLEIFDSEDDVRKSNSVRIITLENCVKISQDSQKHQQFVIMVVTKTLTLHFAAFTQEDMREWVVALQTVAFPSETSTKTVEEDNELYCSSAEGVYHAKLISTEASDRCGLAPGPYTLLCLESEIQLMGQSRILLKWPYHYIRRYGQREGTFTFEAGRKCPSGAGSFQFAHSYGTDVFRCISSRMKNMRKVLSSGGGGDFPMPPSLPCTPDADKVASMPVNYWSGSKNDESGSNVSLSNAPTVCVDDLLQAVLNNMEAGSRSPLSAMPPFGSGLSINMDSINSSLEDMAMKNLRSSVKPVQPSRSTRLHGNHSVSNPSIKQKINELSVLSVGKAELPNSPPDNDAVSPKHSYDKVEFREDAWKTMGLSEMPHLEVVPVVESGANFTKERKKARERHESDVNKPSKSKILMNCQDSGSGDDLDDNYDKLQHLGTQSSKRSFKNSDQRYKHVTPISLTNAESQATLKLKSTSGEKSPDKQPPSWNAYDNVQNCMQAVRLADDSHLGYGMIRKKVVNGDDSGLIANVPSHTFHNEIEYAVIEKPKKSSPKL
- the LOC124156475 gene encoding uncharacterized protein LOC124156475 isoform X1; protein product: MESETSVKEGYLLFPPHGMLGQLKFQKSWHKKYCQLFNLSQHGIKRLEIFDSEDDVRKSNSVRIITLENCVKISQDSQKHQQFVIMVVTKTLTLHFAAFTQEDMREWVVALQTVAFPSETSTKTVEEDNELYCSSAEGVYHAKLISTEASDRCGLAPGPYTLLCLESEIQLMGQSRILLKWPYHYIRRYGQREGTFTFEAGRKCPSGAGSFQFAHSYGTDVFRCISSRMKNMRKVLSSGGGGDFPMPPSLPCTPDADKVASMPVNYWSGSKNDESGSNVSLSNAPTVCVDDLLQAVLNNMEAGSRSPLSAMPPFGSGLSINMDSINSSLEDMAMKNLRSSVKPVQPSRSTRLHGNHSVSNPSIKQKINELSVLSVGKAELPNSPPDNDAVSPKHSYDKVEFREDAWKTMGLSEMPHLEVVPVVESGANFTKERKKARERHESDVNKPSKSKILMNCQDSGSGDDLDDNYDKLQHLGTQSSKRSFKNSDQRYKHVTPISLTNAESQATLKLKSTSGEKSPDKQPPSWNAYDNVQNCMQAVRLADDSHLGYGMIRKKVVNGDDSGLIANVPSHTFHNEIEYAVIEKPKKSSPKL